The DNA region AAGGTGTTGTTAGTAAAACAAATTGAATTGAACAGAGGATATAATCATAAGCAAATTGATTTATCAAAATTGGATTTAGTTCCTTCAGGTTATATTTTCGAATTAATTACTGCGGATAAGCAAAAGTCGCAAGCTATATTTAAAACGCATTAAGCCATTGTATGTTACATACAAAAATTTGGACTAAACTGTTTTTTGTGATTGCCTTAGTGGCAATCACAAAAAACAGTCAATCCCAACCAAACTGGAATTTTGATCCTGCACTGTATGAGTATACGATGACCTTAACAGGTGTAGCTGTAATTGAGTGCATGGAATCTATAGATGAAAATGATTTGGTAGCTGCATTTATTGGAGGCGAATTACGAGGAGTGCAACGATTTGATGGATTATTAAACAATCGGAATTACGCTTATATGGTTATATACGACAGTATATTTACCGGAAATTCAGTAAGTTTTAAATTGTATGATGCATCTCGAAATAAAATCATTGATGTTGCTCAAACTTTTATTTTTACAGAAAACAGCAATGTTGGAAATGACGAGCATCCCTTTGTATTTGAATCGACTGCTGAACCCTTGCAAGTTCATTTAAGTACATCGGATGTTTACAAGTTTGCAAATCCAGGCGATACAGTATGTCAATTATGGGTAAATAATAGTTTGCAAGATACTTTGGAGGCAAGCTATCATTTTATAAATGATACATTGGGTATAGACAATAATTATTTTAAAATTCAAAATAACTACCTCGTTTTAAATGAAGTTTTACATCAGCTAAGCCAAACTGAGTTGCATATTCATTTGGGACTTGAAACGATCAGTGGTTGTATTAAGGATTCAAGTTTCGTGTTAAATCTATCTGAGCTGGTAGCTGTAGATCCTTCAGGAGCTTTAAAAGAGGTACATGCGTATCCGAATCCAGCCGCAGATTTTATTTACTTAAGTCAAATACCGGATCATTCGAACCTATTACTCTATGACCCATTGAGGAATACCTATACAAGGCTAGAAATGGATTTAAGCAATGGGATTGCTGTGGGTCATTTAAGTAGCCAGATTTATTATTTGTTGATTCAAACTGCCAACGTTCAGAAATGGATCCGCTTTGCTTTAATTAGAAACTAATTCAGTTTATTGCAGTATCAGATTTTTTTTTTTTTTTGGAATGGCATTTATGTAAAATATCTTTGGAAGGTTAAAGTTTTTTAAAATTCCAAATAATTTTTTAATTTGCATTAAATATTCTGTTATGAAAGCAATACATTCATTGGCTTTTGTGATTGCAATGCTCCTTGCAAATTTGGTTTTAAATCCAGTTGTATTTAGCAGAAATCTGGATATTAGAAACCCCCTTAAAAAAAATGGAGCAGACCTGATACTTAACTGTCCAACAAACCAAAATGAATCGGCTTGCCAAACCCAATCTGCAATTAATACTAAATTTTCCAATTGGTTGAGTTCGGTAAGTTTTACGGGAGGTTGCAACGTTAATTTATTCAATAATAATTCCGGCGCTCCGCCAGCATGTGGAGGAGTTGCAGTGGTAACTTTTACTGCAACCAGCACCTGTGATCCAACGGTGACTTGTTCGGCTGTATTTAGTGTGACAGCTGCTCCTGCGGCAGTATTAAATTGCCCAACGAATCAGGTAGAATTGGCTTGTCAAACCCAAATAGAAATTGATACGAATTTTTCAAGGTGGTTGCGAACGGTTACGTATTCAGGAGGCTGTGATGCCAGTTTAAGCAATGACAACAGCGGAGCGCCCTCTTTTTGCGGAGGATCCAAAACAGTCCAATTTATACTCTCGAGTAGTTGTGAACCGCCCAAAACATGTAATGCGACATTTTCTGTGACTGATGCCCCACCGGTTGTATTAAGCTGTCCGCAAGATCGGGAAGAAGCAGCGGGACAAACCCAAGCTGCGATCGACACCAAATTTTCAGCTTGGTTGCAATCAGCCAGTTTTACGGGAGGTTGCAATCCCATTTTTTCTAATAACAATTCCGGTGCACCGCCAAGTACAGGCGGTACGACCCAGGTTACTTTTGAGGTAAAAAGCAGTTGTGAAGCCAATAAAAGCTGCAGTTCAAATTTTACTGTAA from Saprospiraceae bacterium includes:
- a CDS encoding T9SS type A sorting domain-containing protein, whose product is MKAIHSLAFVIAMLLANLVLNPVVFSRNLDIRNPLKKNGADLILNCPTNQNESACQTQSAINTKFSNWLSSVSFTGGCNVNLFNNNSGAPPACGGVAVVTFTATSTCDPTVTCSAVFSVTAAPAAVLNCPTNQVELACQTQIEIDTNFSRWLRTVTYSGGCDASLSNDNSGAPSFCGGSKTVQFILSSSCEPPKTCNATFSVTDAPPVVLSCPQDREEAAGQTQAAIDTKFSAWLQSASFTGGCNPIFSNNNSGAPPSTGGTTQVTFEVKSSCEANKSCSSNFTVKFPSAQEETNLIQKLSITPNPVNDLGYIAIQFNRPTEATIELLNSSGQVVWNSLLCKSDEVIPVNFRTFSPGLYYLRIESSQAVSCFKWLHF